One Armatimonadota bacterium genomic region harbors:
- a CDS encoding carbon-nitrogen hydrolase family protein: protein MKEFVAAGVQIAAVPNDVRANLDKAVDWLHRAVRETDAELVVFPETITTGFATGLSAEALWDLVSEIPGPISEPIQRAARALGVHVVWPTYSRGPTRGVVYNTSALIGPDGEILGQYHKTHPFPAENAERGGWCTPGARAEVVETELGTIGMIICYDGDFPELSRVLAVKGAEIITRPSALLRSFDIWQMTNMARAYDNHVYVLAVNAVGPDAEGNLYFGHSMFVNPIAWRLCQARGQEEIVAARLDPDPMRYVSWGTRSVQSFDHLEDRNLQVYAEGLRPARSRFEPGRRLPRRERAPA, encoded by the coding sequence ACCCAACGACGTGCGGGCCAACCTGGACAAGGCGGTGGACTGGCTCCACCGCGCGGTCCGCGAGACGGACGCCGAGCTGGTCGTCTTCCCCGAGACGATCACCACTGGCTTCGCCACGGGGCTTTCGGCCGAGGCGCTGTGGGACCTGGTCAGCGAGATCCCCGGGCCGATCAGCGAGCCGATCCAGCGGGCCGCCCGGGCACTGGGCGTCCACGTCGTCTGGCCTACCTACTCACGGGGACCCACCCGCGGGGTCGTGTACAACACCTCGGCGCTCATCGGTCCGGACGGCGAGATCCTTGGCCAGTACCACAAGACGCACCCATTCCCGGCGGAGAACGCCGAGCGCGGCGGCTGGTGCACGCCCGGTGCGCGCGCCGAGGTGGTCGAAACCGAGCTGGGGACCATCGGGATGATCATCTGCTACGACGGCGACTTCCCGGAGCTGTCGCGCGTGCTGGCCGTCAAGGGCGCCGAGATCATCACCCGCCCGTCCGCGTTGCTGCGGTCGTTCGACATCTGGCAGATGACGAACATGGCGCGCGCGTACGACAACCACGTGTACGTACTCGCGGTCAACGCCGTCGGCCCGGATGCCGAGGGGAACCTGTACTTCGGCCACTCGATGTTCGTCAACCCGATCGCCTGGAGGTTGTGCCAGGCCCGCGGGCAGGAGGAGATCGTGGCCGCCAGGCTTGACCCCGATCCGATGCGGTACGTGTCTTGGGGCACGCGCTCGGTGCAGTCCTTCGACCACCTCGAAGACCGCAACCTGCAGGTCTACGCGGAAGGCCTGCGCCCGGCCCGCAGCCGC